The genomic DNA CCCAACCCTCTTCCTTTTTGGGATGCAAATATTCCTGCCTGGGAGTTCTCAAATCACttctgccacagcccagctcctgcaggacctCCGGGTATTTTGTCcggcaggagctcagcacagaatccagcagcattttccttggaaaacacacaaaatcctCCAGTGCTTTGGCCTTTTCCACAAGGAGCTGCCCAGTAAGAAATTTGAGATCCtccaggggagagaaaataaaacaaatcccGGGGAAATCCTTTCCAAGAGGAAGCGCAGTGTTGAacaatcccagccctgaggaTGCCTcgtttcctgctgctccccatccaAGGAGCTCCGGAGCCGTGAGGAGATTCAGGCTGGAGAGAAGATAAAAGGTAAAAAAGGCACAActggaatattttctgtatttctggaaTGGTGCTGAGCTTCTGAGCTGGCACATCTGTGAATTTTCCATCAAAGTTTTGGGTTTAACTGTGGGGTTTTAATTGAGGTTTGTCCCCAGTTAAAAGGGGCAGTGCCTGGTGTTGTCCATGAGTTTAAAGCAAGGATAGTCGtggatttcttttccaagtgGAGCCCTAGGAATAACCCTAGGAAGGAAAacatcagcaggaattcagAGCATGGCTCAGGGAGCCCTGGAATtcctgaggttggaaaagccctccaagaccGTCAAGTTCATCCTGGGCTGGTTTTTAGGATTTTCTGCCCATTTAATCTTCCTGTGTTTCTATTCCCGGTTGGAAACTCAAAGATGGCtttaaaaaggatttaattGCATGGAATTCAAGCAATGAATGCTGGTGGAAAAGGGGGATTgatccctcctcctgctgctacTGCAATGAGGTACAATTACAAATCCTGATGGATTTCAGGAAAGAACATTCCCTGTTTTCAGAAGggaaatcattatttttctgctaaTAAGGATTTCTTGGATTTCCAGGAAGCTGGAAAGGTGTGACTGACACTTCTTTTGCAGCAGGGAAGAatgggaagaaaacatttcccaggAATGCTGGTCCAATCCCACTCCTGACaggtttttcctccttttttcctcccctggcTCATTTTGCTCCCAGGGAAGCATCTCCAAGGCTGGAAGTTCTCCCTCTGGGTGTCTGTGGAATGAAATCCATGAAATCCACGAATCCTGGATTTCCAATGGAATCCAGGCCATCCAGCACCCCCTCCCAACCTattccaggaattccagctggTGGAAGAGGAGCCATTCCAGGCCAGGGTCAGCCTGAGTCCATCTCACTAACTGGACTTTGGAGAAGATCCACGGAGGCATCGATCCAAGAAATCTGTCCTGGATAAGGCTCCACTGCAATCAGTGCAATGACACTAATTACACATGGAATGGGAATGAGTGGCCAATCTCCAGCTCCaatccttccctgggaacaGGTCAGTGAGGAGCCAGAGaaaattcctcttcttttcATCTATTCCTAGAGAGGGATTGGAGCTGAAtctggaaaaatccagggaaaaaatgcctcagatggggaaaaaagaggaattttcacCCTGGATTTCTCACAGAATCAGCTCAAATTTTTCTTAGGAACAGGTCAATGAGGAGCCAGagaaaattcctcttttctccccatgtgaggcattttttccccctggattTCTCCCAGTATCAGATGAAAATAAGATAGATGAAAATCTAACAAAGGATTCCCAAACCCCAGGGTTTGTGCTGAGCAAATCCACTTTGGTCCAGTTTGGTGCAGTTCTTTGGGTTTTGAATCCACACGTGGGAAAATCAAAGTGGAAAATACACACAGGAATTCCAAGAATATGGGAATGGATAAACCATGGAGAGAAGTCACCAGCAAGAGGCTGCCAGAGAACATTTAAAGatagaaatgctttttatttctcttggttttggttttcttctgggcttttcctccccctccaaaaaaatcagcttttgggtctatattttgaaaaaattccatattttacccttcatttggaatttttgggatacTGAGGCACCCAACAAACCAACAGAGCATCACTTTTGtcttttccccagaaatttCCCTTAGCAGTCGTTCCAAGAGGTTTTCCAGCGGAGCTTCTCCTCCCGGCAGGTTTTGTTtggcttgggattttttcccccccgtCCTTTTGTTGACCTGGTGTCTCTCAGCAGCTGTCACAGGTAATGCCAGCCAGGAATCGCCTTTTCCAGCGCTCTGAGGGTCACCATTCCCACCTGGAGTCTCCCGGCGCCACTCCAGGATCCGTTAATCATTAACCCCAAGGAAAGCACTCGCCAGCTGGCCCTGATTGGGATCGCCCCGTTAATGGTTtgtgttccctctcctccccagctgctccccagcgAGGATGAGCTCCgtgatcctgctgctgctgctgcttcccgCCGGGAATGCCGGCTCCCAGCCGGAGCAGCCGCTGCCCAGGCGGCGCCTGGCGTGCGTGAGGTGCTGCGGGCCCTCGGAGCAGCCTGTGTCCATCTTCTCCCAAAGGTCTGCCAGGATGAGCGGCCATCCCCAATATTCCCtgcccaaaatccagcccacCATCGACATCACCATCCTCAAAGGTGGGTGAAGATCGCTCCCCGGCCTTCTCCTTGCTGCTCTTCCTTGGTGCTTCCCGACGGAAAAATTCAGCTCAAAATTCAAGAACGAGGGCAAGGGGTGGCCAAAAGTGCCCAAAACAAGGTCAAGGGGTGCCCAAAATGTGGTTGTGCCCAAAAGTGTGCAAAATAAGGTTAAGGGGTGCCCAAAATGTCGTTGTGCCCAAAATGTCGTTGTGCCCAAAACGAGGTTAAGGGGTGCCCAAAACATGGTTGTGCCCAAAGGTGTGCAAAATAAGGTCAAGGGGTGCCCAAATGTGCCCCAAAGTGCCAAATTAAGGTCAACGGTGTCCAAAAATGTGCCCAAGCAACAGTCAAGGGGTGCCCAAAATGTGGTTGTgcccaaaataaaatcaagggGTCCACAAAATGTGGTTGTACCCAAATGTGCCCAAACAAAAGGCAAGGGGTGCCCAAAATGTGGTTGGGCCTAAATGTGCTCAAAACAGGGTCAAGGGATGCCCAAAACAAGGTCAAGATGTGCCCAAATTGTGCCCAAAGGTCAAAGTGTGTCCAAAAGGTTGTCATGCCCAAAATGTGTCCAAAACAAGGTCAAGGGGTCCCCAACATATGGTGGTGCCCAAACATGGCCCAAAGGTAATGCTTCTGGGAACTGGGAAGGTGCTGATATCTGATTGATATTCCCAGATTAATCCTTCTGGGAATTGGGAAGTTGCTGATATCTGACCATGGGTTAATCCTTCTTAATTTTATTACTGATATTCCGGGTTAGTCTTCAGGGAATGGGAAGGTGCTGTTATCTGACCCCGGGAATTGGGAATGTGATATTCCTGGGTTAATCCTTCTGGGAATTGGGAAGGTGCTGTTATCTGACTGATATTCCTGGGTTAGTCCTTCAGAGGAATGGGAAGCTCCTGATATCTGACCATGGATTAATCCCTCTGGGAATTGGGAAGCTGCTGATACCTGATTGATATTCTCAGATTAATCCCTCTGGGAATTGGGAGGGTGCTGCTATCTGACCGATATTCCCAGGCTGAGCAaatgccccagcagctcccctgctgCCTGTCTCCCGGCCATTCCCACAACCTGACCTCCCCATCCTTGTGTTTTCCCTCTTTGCCCTCCCTCTGACAGGCGAGAAGGGCGAGATGGGCGAGCGGGGATTCCCGGGAGCCGCGGGGAAGGCGGGAGAGCGCGGATCCCGCGGGCTGAGCGGCCGCAAGGGCCAGAAGGGGCAGCCGGgcccccagggccacccctgcaAGCAGCTCTTTGCCGCCTTCTCCGTGGGCCGCCGCaagcccctgcacagctccGACTACTTCCAGCACGTCACCTTCGACACGGAGCTCGTCAACCTCTACCAGCACTTCAACATGTTCTCCGGGAAGTTCTTCTGCTACGTGCCCGGCGTTTACTACTTCAGCCTCAACGTGCACACCTGGAATTTCAAGGAGACCTACGTGCACCTGATGAGGAACGAGCAGGCCGTGGCCATCCTGTACGCCCAGCCCAGCGACAGGAGCATCatgcagagccagagcctgaTGCTGGATctgcaggaaggggaggaggttTGGGTCAGGATGTTcaagagggagagggaaaacgCCATTTACAGTGAGGAGTCGGATCTTTACATCATCTTCAACGGGCACCTGATCAAACCCGCCCTGGAGTAGGAG from Camarhynchus parvulus chromosome 14, STF_HiC, whole genome shotgun sequence includes the following:
- the C1QTNF8 gene encoding LOW QUALITY PROTEIN: complement C1q tumor necrosis factor-related protein 8 (The sequence of the model RefSeq protein was modified relative to this genomic sequence to represent the inferred CDS: inserted 3 bases in 2 codons; deleted 1 base in 1 codon; substituted 1 base at 1 genomic stop codon), with the translated sequence MWFWVLWWSFFHPFFFKSRFFXIFISIPGRGPAEFQTGRESXRNQSGTKAQEPGTSWCKQRKPGXKNSFCQSFLRIQADFPCFSWIPARELQPGWRAAAAAAAQEQRGKENPGILRDQVTRMSSVILLLLLLPAGNAGSQPEQPLPRRRLACVRCCGPSEQPVSIFSQRSARMSGHPQYSLPKIQPTIDITILKGEKGEMGERGFPGAAGKAGERGSRGLSGRKGQKGQPGPQGHPCKQLFAAFSVGRRKPLHSSDYFQHVTFDTELVNLYQHFNMFSGKFFCYVPGVYYFSLNVHTWNFKETYVHLMRNEQAVAILYAQPSDRSIMQSQSLMLDLQEGEEVWVRMFKRERENAIYSEESDLYIIFNGHLIKPALE